A section of the Festucalex cinctus isolate MCC-2025b chromosome 9, RoL_Fcin_1.0, whole genome shotgun sequence genome encodes:
- the sytl4 gene encoding synaptotagmin-like protein 4 isoform X1 — MPQPIDNIDLDFLADTERDLILEVLRRDEELRQAEEQRIRKLKAELLEIKRKGAKRGSRRYSQRSCARCHASLSVLLFTSNHCQRCHHLVCGKCRARLPDGSWLCSVCAKESDLRKSTGDWFYNLRVNRFSSMPGHELVRSSLKKRPMVKKYVTMGDVLLKNSESSRGPPVPVPRQKVNATSKGPSSENSDSTASFETKEDDFFYQGPPSEYSGSVASTASSERKGIDGLLKPSPSDTESADVTSSKRGTESGRVTPDLPRRALLPPNSNQSNASSVTLQPDAVSVHSYSSQADASPEIKQAIPSPEFDADKLFKKSVKHVQISPDGVSDGQSHLYAVAGEVNRQFVQGLDTHVTEIKQASLNLEFDVEKDFKKSVKHIENPPECDKYGLDLYDPRQANTCEIPTNTQGQFVQTLDTHLPEIKQDIPKPEFDHVDELFKKSVKNDENRPEYVNIGMDVCDQSHLYETLLDLKSQFVPGLDTQIPEIIQASPSPQFDVEKLFKKSEILLEKPPECDKYGLDVSDQPDSYEVPVDVKRQFFQSLEMQVPEIKQKPEFDVESLSTKSVKHIENPPECVKHGLDMFDQPESNEVPVAVKGQFVPSLDVQVPEIKQAIPSHEFDVDNLYQKNVNIENTPEHDNGGLDVNDESHTYETLVDINSQFEQGFDTEVAEIKQESPNTEFDIANLFKKSVKHIENLFKKSGKYQENPPECVKSEPDESNAIPVPAPRQFLQGLNTQIPEMTQASSSPEFDGDKLFKESVQNIENPPECVKYELDVCDQAGTYEVIQDVYIPFVQSLDVQVPETQQESPSPDLDVQKLFKKSVTRTQNPPVTTERLSTQDLHENRDTLTVPMGSRSQSVPDLDMQDDDEEDIDSLVNSHRSSMASSATSMSVSMMSIYSDSGDSYSVDVRGEVVFSMFYDEPNQTLQVFIKECRKLAFGDNLRHFSNPYVKCYLLPDKSRQSKRKTTIKRHTCDPVYKETFKYSIRRNQLLTRSMLISVWHHGHLGSNPFLGEVEMALDCYDLDSPQEECMALMTKAPCCIPASAFTQFKGELVISLKFVTPKGPRVQKFKGKKVVEVEGGELHVLIKEAKNLMAMKGAGGTSDSFVKGYLFPSKSKTTKRKTPIVKKNLNPHYGHTFVYKELALEQLRTMCLELTVWDREPMLSNQFLGGVRLSSGEGTVTMGNEDVAMDSVGEEVSLWQKMMQYPDSWAEGALPLRTTMKKKKGK; from the exons ATGCCTCAGCCAATTGACAATATTGATCTGGACTTCCTCGCCGACACCGAGCGGGATTTGATCCTGGAGGTGCTGCGGCGGGACGAGGAACTCAGGCAGGCCGAGGAGCAGCGCATTCG GAAGCTGAAGGCAGAGTTACTAGAAATTAAGAGGAAAGGGGCCAAGCGTGGCAGCAGGAGATACAGTCAGCGGAGTTGCGCCCGATGCCATGCCTCTCTGAGTGTGCTGCTATTCACTTCCAACCATTGTCAGCGCTGCCATCACCTCGTATGCGGCAAATGCAGGGCCAGGCTCCCCGACGGATCCTGGCTGTGCAGCGTGTGTGCCAAAGAGTC TGACCTAAGAAAGAGTACAGGCGACTGGTTCTACAATCTGAGGGTCAACCGATTCTCCAGCATGCCTGGCCACGAGCTTGTGAGAAGCAGCCTCAAAAAGAGGCCCATGG TGAAAAAGTACGTGACAATGGGAGATGTTCTACTGAAAAATTCGGAATCAAGCCGAGGTCCGCCTGTTCCTGTTCCCAGACAGAAAGTCAACGCCACCAGCAAAGG TCCCTCCAGTGAGAACTCGGACTCGACGGCGTCTTTTGAAACGAAAGAGGATGACTTTTTCTATCAAGGTCCTCCCAGTGAGTACTCGGGGTCTGTGGCGTCAACGGCGTCTTCTGAAAGAAAAGGGATTGACGGCCTGTTAAAGCCATCACCAAGTGACACCGAGTCGGCAGATGTCACGAGCAGCAAAAGGGGCACCGAGTCTGGTCGCGTAACCCCTGACCTGCCCAG AAGAGCGCTTCTCCCACCTAATTCCAACCAGTCCAATGCTTCCAGTGTGACTCTCCAACCAGATGCTGTCAGCGTTCACAGTTATAGCTCACAAGCTGATGCT AGCCCAGAAATAAAGCAAGCCATTCCAAGCCCAGAGTTTGATGCTGACAAACTCTTCAAGAAAAGCGTCAAACACGTTCAGATTTCTCCAG ACGGTGTCAGCGATGGGCAATCTCACTTGTATGCCGTCGCTGGGGAAGTTAACAGACAATTTGTACAAGGTTTGGACACTCAT GTCACAGAAATAAAGCAGGCCAGTCTAAATCTTGAGTTTGATGTTGAGAAAGACTTCAAgaaaagtgtaaaacacattgagAATCCTCCTG AATGCGACAAATATGGGCTGGATTTGTATGATCCACGTCAAGCCAACACGTGTGAGATCCCAACGAACACCCAGGGACAATTTGTCCAAACTTTGGACACACAT CTCCCAGAAATAAAGCAGGACATTCCAAAGCCAGAGTTTGATCATGTTGACGAACTCTTCAAGAAGAGCGTCAAAAACGATGAGAATCGTCCTG AGTATGTCAATATTGGGATGGATGTTTGTGATCAATCTCACTTATATGAGACCCTGTTGGACTTGAAGAGCCAATTTGTCCCAGGTTTGGATACACAA ATCCCAGAAATAATACAGGCCAGTCCAAGCCCGCAGTTTGATGTTGAGAAACTCTTCAAGAAGAGTGAAATACTTTTGGAGAAACCTCCTG AATGTGACAAATATGGGCTGGATGTTAGTGATCAACCTGACTCGTATGAGGTGCCAGTGGATGTCAAGAGACAATTTTTCCAAAGTTTGGAAATGCAA GTCCCAGAAATAAAGCAAAAGCCAGAATTTGATGTTGAGAGCCTCTCCACGAagagtgtaaaacacattgagAATCCTCCTG AATGTGTCAAACATGGGCTGGATATGTTTGATCAACCCGAGTCGAATGAAGTTCCAGTGGCTGTCAAGGGACAATTTGTACCAAGTTTGGATGTGCAA GTCCCAGAAATTAAGCAGGCCATTCCAAGCCATGAGTTTGATGTTGACAATCTCTACCAGAAGAACGTCAACATTGAGAATACTCCTG AGCATGACAATGGTGGGCTGGATGTTAATGATGAATCGCACACATATGAGACCCTGGTGGACATAAACAGCCAATTTGAACAAGGTTTTGACACGGAA GTCGCAGAAATAAAGCAAGAGAGTCCAAACACAGAGTTTGATATTGCGAACCTCTTCAAGAAGAGTGTTAAGCACATTGAGAACCTCTTCAAGAAGAGTGGTAAATACCAAGAGAATCCTCCTG AATGTGTCAAATCTGAGCCAGATGAATCTAATGCGATCCCAGTGCCTGCCCCGAGACAATTTCTGCAAGGTTTGAACACGCAA ATCCCAGAAATGACGCAGGCAAGTTCAAGTCCAGAGTTTGATGGTGACAAACTCTTCAAGGAGAGCGTCCAAAACATTGAGAATCCTCCTG aatgtgtcaaatatgaGCTGGATGTTTGTGATCAAGCGGGAACGTATGAGGTCATACAGGACGTATATATCCCCTTTGTACAAAGTTTGGACGTGCAA GTCCCAGAAACACAGCAAGAATCTCCCAGCCCTGACTTGGATGTTCAGAAACTTTTCAAGAAGAGCGTCACTCGTACTCAAAATCCTCCTG TCACGACAGAACGCCTGTCAACGCAAGATTTGCACGAGAATCGGGACACGTTGACGGTGCCGATGGGAAGCAGGAGCCAATCGGTGCCAGATTTAGACATGCAA GACGATGACGAGGAGGACATTGACAGCTTGGTTAACTCTCATAGAAGTTCCATGGCAAGTTCTGCAACTtcaatg AGCGTGAGCATGATGAGCATTTACAGTGACTCTGGAGACAGTTACAGTGTGGACGTGAGAGGGGAGGTGGTCTTCTCCATGTTCTACGACGAGCCCAACCAGACTCTGCAGGTTTTCATCAAGGAGTGCCGCAAGCTGGCCTTTGGCGACAACCTACGGCACTTTTCCAACCC TTACGTCAAATGTTACCTCCTCCCCGACAAATCTCGTCAGAGCAAAAGGAAGACTACGATCAAGAGGCACACCTGCGACCCAGTCTACAAAGAAACATTCAAG TACTCCATTCGCCGCAATCAGCTGTTAACTCGAAGCATGCTGATCTCGGTGTGGCATCACGGCCACCTCGGGAGCAACCCTTTCCTCGGAGAGGTGGAGATGGCGCTGGACTGCTACGACCTGGACTCCCCGCAGGAGGAATGCATGGCCCTcatgacaaaa GCGCCGTGCTGCATCCCAGCGTCCGCTTTCACGCAATTCAAAGGAGAGCTGGTGATCTCCTTGAAGTTTGTCACACCCAAAGGCCCTCGAGTGCAGAAATTCAAAG GCAAAAAGGTGGTGGAGGTGGAAGGTGGGGAGCTCCACGTCCTGATTAAGGAGGCAAAGAATTTGATGGCCATGAAGGGAGCAGGAGGCACGTCTGATAGCTTTGTGAAAGG GTATTTGTTCCCATCCAAGTCCAAGACCACCAAGAGAAAGACGCCCATCGTGAAGAAGAACCTGAACCCGCACTACGGCCACACGTTTGTGTACAAGGAGCTGGCGCTGGAGCAGCTGAGGACCATGTGTCTGGAACTGACCGTGTGGGACCGAGAGCCCATGTTGAGCAACCAATTCCTCGGAGGGGTTCGTCTCAGCTCCGGCGAAG GCACTGTCACAATGGGAAACGAGGACGTGGCGATGGATTCAGTTGGAGAAGAAGTCAGTCTGTGGCAGAAGATGATGCAGTACCCAGACTCTTGGGCAGAGGGCGCTCTTCCACTGCGCACCaccatgaagaagaagaagggcaaATGA
- the sytl4 gene encoding synaptotagmin-like protein 4 isoform X3 — MPQPIDNIDLDFLADTERDLILEVLRRDEELRQAEEQRIRKLKAELLEIKRKGAKRGSRRYSQRSCARCHASLSVLLFTSNHCQRCHHLVCGKCRARLPDGSWLCSVCAKESDLRKSTGDWFYNLRVNRFSSMPGHELVRSSLKKRPMVKKYVTMGDVLLKNSESSRGPPVPVPRQKVNATSKGPSSENSDSTASFETKEDDFFYQGPPSEYSGSVASTASSERKGIDGLLKPSPSDTESADVTSSKRGTESGRVTPDLPRRALLPPNSNQSNASSVTLQPDAVSVHSYSSQADASPEIKQAIPSPEFDADKLFKKSVKHVQISPDGVSDGQSHLYAVAGEVNRQFVQGLDTHVTEIKQASLNLEFDVEKDFKKSVKHIENPPECDKYGLDLYDPRQANTCEIPTNTQGQFVQTLDTHLPEIKQDIPKPEFDHVDELFKKSVKNDENRPEYVNIGMDVCDQSHLYETLLDLKSQFVPGLDTQIPEIIQASPSPQFDVEKLFKKSEILLEKPPECDKYGLDVSDQPDSYEVPVDVKRQFFQSLEMQVPEIKQKPEFDVESLSTKSVKHIENPPECVKHGLDMFDQPESNEVPVAVKGQFVPSLDVQVPEIKQAIPSHEFDVDNLYQKNVNIENTPEHDNGGLDVNDESHTYETLVDINSQFEQGFDTEVAEIKQESPNTEFDIANLFKKSVKHIENLFKKSGKYQENPPECVKSEPDESNAIPVPAPRQFLQGLNTQIPEMTQASSSPEFDGDKLFKESVQNIENPPECVKYELDVCDQAGTYEVIQDVYIPFVQSLDVQVPETQQESPSPDLDVQKLFKKSVTRTQNPPVTTERLSTQDLHENRDTLTVPMGSRSQSVPDLDMQDDDEEDIDSLVNSHRSSMSVSMMSIYSDSGDSYSVDVRGEVVFSMFYDEPNQTLQVFIKECRKLAFGDNLRHFSNPYVKCYLLPDKSRQSKRKTTIKRHTCDPVYKETFKYSIRRNQLLTRSMLISVWHHGHLGSNPFLGEVEMALDCYDLDSPQEECMALMTKAPCCIPASAFTQFKGELVISLKFVTPKGPRVQKFKGKKVVEVEGGELHVLIKEAKNLMAMKGAGGTSDSFVKGYLFPSKSKTTKRKTPIVKKNLNPHYGHTFVYKELALEQLRTMCLELTVWDREPMLSNQFLGGVRLSSGEGTVTMGNEDVAMDSVGEEVSLWQKMMQYPDSWAEGALPLRTTMKKKKGK, encoded by the exons ATGCCTCAGCCAATTGACAATATTGATCTGGACTTCCTCGCCGACACCGAGCGGGATTTGATCCTGGAGGTGCTGCGGCGGGACGAGGAACTCAGGCAGGCCGAGGAGCAGCGCATTCG GAAGCTGAAGGCAGAGTTACTAGAAATTAAGAGGAAAGGGGCCAAGCGTGGCAGCAGGAGATACAGTCAGCGGAGTTGCGCCCGATGCCATGCCTCTCTGAGTGTGCTGCTATTCACTTCCAACCATTGTCAGCGCTGCCATCACCTCGTATGCGGCAAATGCAGGGCCAGGCTCCCCGACGGATCCTGGCTGTGCAGCGTGTGTGCCAAAGAGTC TGACCTAAGAAAGAGTACAGGCGACTGGTTCTACAATCTGAGGGTCAACCGATTCTCCAGCATGCCTGGCCACGAGCTTGTGAGAAGCAGCCTCAAAAAGAGGCCCATGG TGAAAAAGTACGTGACAATGGGAGATGTTCTACTGAAAAATTCGGAATCAAGCCGAGGTCCGCCTGTTCCTGTTCCCAGACAGAAAGTCAACGCCACCAGCAAAGG TCCCTCCAGTGAGAACTCGGACTCGACGGCGTCTTTTGAAACGAAAGAGGATGACTTTTTCTATCAAGGTCCTCCCAGTGAGTACTCGGGGTCTGTGGCGTCAACGGCGTCTTCTGAAAGAAAAGGGATTGACGGCCTGTTAAAGCCATCACCAAGTGACACCGAGTCGGCAGATGTCACGAGCAGCAAAAGGGGCACCGAGTCTGGTCGCGTAACCCCTGACCTGCCCAG AAGAGCGCTTCTCCCACCTAATTCCAACCAGTCCAATGCTTCCAGTGTGACTCTCCAACCAGATGCTGTCAGCGTTCACAGTTATAGCTCACAAGCTGATGCT AGCCCAGAAATAAAGCAAGCCATTCCAAGCCCAGAGTTTGATGCTGACAAACTCTTCAAGAAAAGCGTCAAACACGTTCAGATTTCTCCAG ACGGTGTCAGCGATGGGCAATCTCACTTGTATGCCGTCGCTGGGGAAGTTAACAGACAATTTGTACAAGGTTTGGACACTCAT GTCACAGAAATAAAGCAGGCCAGTCTAAATCTTGAGTTTGATGTTGAGAAAGACTTCAAgaaaagtgtaaaacacattgagAATCCTCCTG AATGCGACAAATATGGGCTGGATTTGTATGATCCACGTCAAGCCAACACGTGTGAGATCCCAACGAACACCCAGGGACAATTTGTCCAAACTTTGGACACACAT CTCCCAGAAATAAAGCAGGACATTCCAAAGCCAGAGTTTGATCATGTTGACGAACTCTTCAAGAAGAGCGTCAAAAACGATGAGAATCGTCCTG AGTATGTCAATATTGGGATGGATGTTTGTGATCAATCTCACTTATATGAGACCCTGTTGGACTTGAAGAGCCAATTTGTCCCAGGTTTGGATACACAA ATCCCAGAAATAATACAGGCCAGTCCAAGCCCGCAGTTTGATGTTGAGAAACTCTTCAAGAAGAGTGAAATACTTTTGGAGAAACCTCCTG AATGTGACAAATATGGGCTGGATGTTAGTGATCAACCTGACTCGTATGAGGTGCCAGTGGATGTCAAGAGACAATTTTTCCAAAGTTTGGAAATGCAA GTCCCAGAAATAAAGCAAAAGCCAGAATTTGATGTTGAGAGCCTCTCCACGAagagtgtaaaacacattgagAATCCTCCTG AATGTGTCAAACATGGGCTGGATATGTTTGATCAACCCGAGTCGAATGAAGTTCCAGTGGCTGTCAAGGGACAATTTGTACCAAGTTTGGATGTGCAA GTCCCAGAAATTAAGCAGGCCATTCCAAGCCATGAGTTTGATGTTGACAATCTCTACCAGAAGAACGTCAACATTGAGAATACTCCTG AGCATGACAATGGTGGGCTGGATGTTAATGATGAATCGCACACATATGAGACCCTGGTGGACATAAACAGCCAATTTGAACAAGGTTTTGACACGGAA GTCGCAGAAATAAAGCAAGAGAGTCCAAACACAGAGTTTGATATTGCGAACCTCTTCAAGAAGAGTGTTAAGCACATTGAGAACCTCTTCAAGAAGAGTGGTAAATACCAAGAGAATCCTCCTG AATGTGTCAAATCTGAGCCAGATGAATCTAATGCGATCCCAGTGCCTGCCCCGAGACAATTTCTGCAAGGTTTGAACACGCAA ATCCCAGAAATGACGCAGGCAAGTTCAAGTCCAGAGTTTGATGGTGACAAACTCTTCAAGGAGAGCGTCCAAAACATTGAGAATCCTCCTG aatgtgtcaaatatgaGCTGGATGTTTGTGATCAAGCGGGAACGTATGAGGTCATACAGGACGTATATATCCCCTTTGTACAAAGTTTGGACGTGCAA GTCCCAGAAACACAGCAAGAATCTCCCAGCCCTGACTTGGATGTTCAGAAACTTTTCAAGAAGAGCGTCACTCGTACTCAAAATCCTCCTG TCACGACAGAACGCCTGTCAACGCAAGATTTGCACGAGAATCGGGACACGTTGACGGTGCCGATGGGAAGCAGGAGCCAATCGGTGCCAGATTTAGACATGCAA GACGATGACGAGGAGGACATTGACAGCTTGGTTAACTCTCATAGAAGTTCCATG AGCGTGAGCATGATGAGCATTTACAGTGACTCTGGAGACAGTTACAGTGTGGACGTGAGAGGGGAGGTGGTCTTCTCCATGTTCTACGACGAGCCCAACCAGACTCTGCAGGTTTTCATCAAGGAGTGCCGCAAGCTGGCCTTTGGCGACAACCTACGGCACTTTTCCAACCC TTACGTCAAATGTTACCTCCTCCCCGACAAATCTCGTCAGAGCAAAAGGAAGACTACGATCAAGAGGCACACCTGCGACCCAGTCTACAAAGAAACATTCAAG TACTCCATTCGCCGCAATCAGCTGTTAACTCGAAGCATGCTGATCTCGGTGTGGCATCACGGCCACCTCGGGAGCAACCCTTTCCTCGGAGAGGTGGAGATGGCGCTGGACTGCTACGACCTGGACTCCCCGCAGGAGGAATGCATGGCCCTcatgacaaaa GCGCCGTGCTGCATCCCAGCGTCCGCTTTCACGCAATTCAAAGGAGAGCTGGTGATCTCCTTGAAGTTTGTCACACCCAAAGGCCCTCGAGTGCAGAAATTCAAAG GCAAAAAGGTGGTGGAGGTGGAAGGTGGGGAGCTCCACGTCCTGATTAAGGAGGCAAAGAATTTGATGGCCATGAAGGGAGCAGGAGGCACGTCTGATAGCTTTGTGAAAGG GTATTTGTTCCCATCCAAGTCCAAGACCACCAAGAGAAAGACGCCCATCGTGAAGAAGAACCTGAACCCGCACTACGGCCACACGTTTGTGTACAAGGAGCTGGCGCTGGAGCAGCTGAGGACCATGTGTCTGGAACTGACCGTGTGGGACCGAGAGCCCATGTTGAGCAACCAATTCCTCGGAGGGGTTCGTCTCAGCTCCGGCGAAG GCACTGTCACAATGGGAAACGAGGACGTGGCGATGGATTCAGTTGGAGAAGAAGTCAGTCTGTGGCAGAAGATGATGCAGTACCCAGACTCTTGGGCAGAGGGCGCTCTTCCACTGCGCACCaccatgaagaagaagaagggcaaATGA
- the sytl4 gene encoding synaptotagmin-like protein 4 isoform X2 encodes MPQPIDNIDLDFLADTERDLILEVLRRDEELRQAEEQRIRKLKAELLEIKRKGAKRGSRRYSQRSCARCHASLSVLLFTSNHCQRCHHLVCGKCRARLPDGSWLCSVCAKESDLRKSTGDWFYNLRVNRFSSMPGHELVRSSLKKRPMVKKYVTMGDVLLKNSESSRGPPVPVPRQKVNATSKGPSSENSDSTASFETKEDDFFYQGPPSEYSGSVASTASSERKGIDGLLKPSPSDTESADVTSSKRGTESGRVTPDLPRALLPPNSNQSNASSVTLQPDAVSVHSYSSQADASPEIKQAIPSPEFDADKLFKKSVKHVQISPDGVSDGQSHLYAVAGEVNRQFVQGLDTHVTEIKQASLNLEFDVEKDFKKSVKHIENPPECDKYGLDLYDPRQANTCEIPTNTQGQFVQTLDTHLPEIKQDIPKPEFDHVDELFKKSVKNDENRPEYVNIGMDVCDQSHLYETLLDLKSQFVPGLDTQIPEIIQASPSPQFDVEKLFKKSEILLEKPPECDKYGLDVSDQPDSYEVPVDVKRQFFQSLEMQVPEIKQKPEFDVESLSTKSVKHIENPPECVKHGLDMFDQPESNEVPVAVKGQFVPSLDVQVPEIKQAIPSHEFDVDNLYQKNVNIENTPEHDNGGLDVNDESHTYETLVDINSQFEQGFDTEVAEIKQESPNTEFDIANLFKKSVKHIENLFKKSGKYQENPPECVKSEPDESNAIPVPAPRQFLQGLNTQIPEMTQASSSPEFDGDKLFKESVQNIENPPECVKYELDVCDQAGTYEVIQDVYIPFVQSLDVQVPETQQESPSPDLDVQKLFKKSVTRTQNPPVTTERLSTQDLHENRDTLTVPMGSRSQSVPDLDMQDDDEEDIDSLVNSHRSSMASSATSMSVSMMSIYSDSGDSYSVDVRGEVVFSMFYDEPNQTLQVFIKECRKLAFGDNLRHFSNPYVKCYLLPDKSRQSKRKTTIKRHTCDPVYKETFKYSIRRNQLLTRSMLISVWHHGHLGSNPFLGEVEMALDCYDLDSPQEECMALMTKAPCCIPASAFTQFKGELVISLKFVTPKGPRVQKFKGKKVVEVEGGELHVLIKEAKNLMAMKGAGGTSDSFVKGYLFPSKSKTTKRKTPIVKKNLNPHYGHTFVYKELALEQLRTMCLELTVWDREPMLSNQFLGGVRLSSGEGTVTMGNEDVAMDSVGEEVSLWQKMMQYPDSWAEGALPLRTTMKKKKGK; translated from the exons ATGCCTCAGCCAATTGACAATATTGATCTGGACTTCCTCGCCGACACCGAGCGGGATTTGATCCTGGAGGTGCTGCGGCGGGACGAGGAACTCAGGCAGGCCGAGGAGCAGCGCATTCG GAAGCTGAAGGCAGAGTTACTAGAAATTAAGAGGAAAGGGGCCAAGCGTGGCAGCAGGAGATACAGTCAGCGGAGTTGCGCCCGATGCCATGCCTCTCTGAGTGTGCTGCTATTCACTTCCAACCATTGTCAGCGCTGCCATCACCTCGTATGCGGCAAATGCAGGGCCAGGCTCCCCGACGGATCCTGGCTGTGCAGCGTGTGTGCCAAAGAGTC TGACCTAAGAAAGAGTACAGGCGACTGGTTCTACAATCTGAGGGTCAACCGATTCTCCAGCATGCCTGGCCACGAGCTTGTGAGAAGCAGCCTCAAAAAGAGGCCCATGG TGAAAAAGTACGTGACAATGGGAGATGTTCTACTGAAAAATTCGGAATCAAGCCGAGGTCCGCCTGTTCCTGTTCCCAGACAGAAAGTCAACGCCACCAGCAAAGG TCCCTCCAGTGAGAACTCGGACTCGACGGCGTCTTTTGAAACGAAAGAGGATGACTTTTTCTATCAAGGTCCTCCCAGTGAGTACTCGGGGTCTGTGGCGTCAACGGCGTCTTCTGAAAGAAAAGGGATTGACGGCCTGTTAAAGCCATCACCAAGTGACACCGAGTCGGCAGATGTCACGAGCAGCAAAAGGGGCACCGAGTCTGGTCGCGTAACCCCTGACCTGCCCAG AGCGCTTCTCCCACCTAATTCCAACCAGTCCAATGCTTCCAGTGTGACTCTCCAACCAGATGCTGTCAGCGTTCACAGTTATAGCTCACAAGCTGATGCT AGCCCAGAAATAAAGCAAGCCATTCCAAGCCCAGAGTTTGATGCTGACAAACTCTTCAAGAAAAGCGTCAAACACGTTCAGATTTCTCCAG ACGGTGTCAGCGATGGGCAATCTCACTTGTATGCCGTCGCTGGGGAAGTTAACAGACAATTTGTACAAGGTTTGGACACTCAT GTCACAGAAATAAAGCAGGCCAGTCTAAATCTTGAGTTTGATGTTGAGAAAGACTTCAAgaaaagtgtaaaacacattgagAATCCTCCTG AATGCGACAAATATGGGCTGGATTTGTATGATCCACGTCAAGCCAACACGTGTGAGATCCCAACGAACACCCAGGGACAATTTGTCCAAACTTTGGACACACAT CTCCCAGAAATAAAGCAGGACATTCCAAAGCCAGAGTTTGATCATGTTGACGAACTCTTCAAGAAGAGCGTCAAAAACGATGAGAATCGTCCTG AGTATGTCAATATTGGGATGGATGTTTGTGATCAATCTCACTTATATGAGACCCTGTTGGACTTGAAGAGCCAATTTGTCCCAGGTTTGGATACACAA ATCCCAGAAATAATACAGGCCAGTCCAAGCCCGCAGTTTGATGTTGAGAAACTCTTCAAGAAGAGTGAAATACTTTTGGAGAAACCTCCTG AATGTGACAAATATGGGCTGGATGTTAGTGATCAACCTGACTCGTATGAGGTGCCAGTGGATGTCAAGAGACAATTTTTCCAAAGTTTGGAAATGCAA GTCCCAGAAATAAAGCAAAAGCCAGAATTTGATGTTGAGAGCCTCTCCACGAagagtgtaaaacacattgagAATCCTCCTG AATGTGTCAAACATGGGCTGGATATGTTTGATCAACCCGAGTCGAATGAAGTTCCAGTGGCTGTCAAGGGACAATTTGTACCAAGTTTGGATGTGCAA GTCCCAGAAATTAAGCAGGCCATTCCAAGCCATGAGTTTGATGTTGACAATCTCTACCAGAAGAACGTCAACATTGAGAATACTCCTG AGCATGACAATGGTGGGCTGGATGTTAATGATGAATCGCACACATATGAGACCCTGGTGGACATAAACAGCCAATTTGAACAAGGTTTTGACACGGAA GTCGCAGAAATAAAGCAAGAGAGTCCAAACACAGAGTTTGATATTGCGAACCTCTTCAAGAAGAGTGTTAAGCACATTGAGAACCTCTTCAAGAAGAGTGGTAAATACCAAGAGAATCCTCCTG AATGTGTCAAATCTGAGCCAGATGAATCTAATGCGATCCCAGTGCCTGCCCCGAGACAATTTCTGCAAGGTTTGAACACGCAA ATCCCAGAAATGACGCAGGCAAGTTCAAGTCCAGAGTTTGATGGTGACAAACTCTTCAAGGAGAGCGTCCAAAACATTGAGAATCCTCCTG aatgtgtcaaatatgaGCTGGATGTTTGTGATCAAGCGGGAACGTATGAGGTCATACAGGACGTATATATCCCCTTTGTACAAAGTTTGGACGTGCAA GTCCCAGAAACACAGCAAGAATCTCCCAGCCCTGACTTGGATGTTCAGAAACTTTTCAAGAAGAGCGTCACTCGTACTCAAAATCCTCCTG TCACGACAGAACGCCTGTCAACGCAAGATTTGCACGAGAATCGGGACACGTTGACGGTGCCGATGGGAAGCAGGAGCCAATCGGTGCCAGATTTAGACATGCAA GACGATGACGAGGAGGACATTGACAGCTTGGTTAACTCTCATAGAAGTTCCATGGCAAGTTCTGCAACTtcaatg AGCGTGAGCATGATGAGCATTTACAGTGACTCTGGAGACAGTTACAGTGTGGACGTGAGAGGGGAGGTGGTCTTCTCCATGTTCTACGACGAGCCCAACCAGACTCTGCAGGTTTTCATCAAGGAGTGCCGCAAGCTGGCCTTTGGCGACAACCTACGGCACTTTTCCAACCC TTACGTCAAATGTTACCTCCTCCCCGACAAATCTCGTCAGAGCAAAAGGAAGACTACGATCAAGAGGCACACCTGCGACCCAGTCTACAAAGAAACATTCAAG TACTCCATTCGCCGCAATCAGCTGTTAACTCGAAGCATGCTGATCTCGGTGTGGCATCACGGCCACCTCGGGAGCAACCCTTTCCTCGGAGAGGTGGAGATGGCGCTGGACTGCTACGACCTGGACTCCCCGCAGGAGGAATGCATGGCCCTcatgacaaaa GCGCCGTGCTGCATCCCAGCGTCCGCTTTCACGCAATTCAAAGGAGAGCTGGTGATCTCCTTGAAGTTTGTCACACCCAAAGGCCCTCGAGTGCAGAAATTCAAAG GCAAAAAGGTGGTGGAGGTGGAAGGTGGGGAGCTCCACGTCCTGATTAAGGAGGCAAAGAATTTGATGGCCATGAAGGGAGCAGGAGGCACGTCTGATAGCTTTGTGAAAGG GTATTTGTTCCCATCCAAGTCCAAGACCACCAAGAGAAAGACGCCCATCGTGAAGAAGAACCTGAACCCGCACTACGGCCACACGTTTGTGTACAAGGAGCTGGCGCTGGAGCAGCTGAGGACCATGTGTCTGGAACTGACCGTGTGGGACCGAGAGCCCATGTTGAGCAACCAATTCCTCGGAGGGGTTCGTCTCAGCTCCGGCGAAG GCACTGTCACAATGGGAAACGAGGACGTGGCGATGGATTCAGTTGGAGAAGAAGTCAGTCTGTGGCAGAAGATGATGCAGTACCCAGACTCTTGGGCAGAGGGCGCTCTTCCACTGCGCACCaccatgaagaagaagaagggcaaATGA